The nucleotide window CGATGTCTGGGGTGTGGTGGTCGGGGTCATCGGGTTCGCGGCCATGCTTGCCGGCGTCATGCTCGCGGTCACCCCCGTGCGTCGCTCGGCGCCGGCCGAGCCGCGTCAGCGCTCGACCGCGAAGCGACAGGACTCCTCCTCCTTCATGGATCGCATGAACGATCGCTGGGATCGCCGCCAAGACGGACGGTGACCCGCCTCACCTTCTCTGAGAAGCCCGGATGCTCTGCATCCGGGCTTTTTCCGTGTGTGGACTCTTTCCTCCACTAGGCCTCCACGGCCCTCCACTGACGCTCCACCCCGCTCCACCGCATAATCACGCGGTTCTCTGGCGCGCCCGGAGCCCTTCGAGCAGAATCTACGGGCATTCCTCATAGGAAAGTGGAGCAAAGTGGAGTAAAGTGGGGCGCACCTCGAGTTGGCCGGACGGAGAGGGGGTGAAGGCCGATGCTGCTGGGCACGCACTCACCGAAGCTGGACGACAAGGGACGGGTCATCCTTCCCGCGAAGTTCCGCGAGGACCTGGGTGGCGGCATCGTCGTCACCCGCGGTCAGGAGCGCTGCCTCTACGTCTTCAGCACGGCCGAGTTCGAGGCGATGCACGAGCGGATCCGTCAGGCGCCGCTCGCGAACAAGCAGGCACGTGACTTCATGCGCCTGTTCCTCTCCGGAGCAAGCGCGGAGATGCCCGACAGCCAGAACCGCATCACCATCCCCGCCCACCTGCGTCAGTACGCCGGTCTTCAGAAGGAGCTCATCGTGACCGGAGTCGGTGCTCACGCCGAGATCTGGGACGCCGAGAGCTGGAACGCCTACCTCGCCGCTGGTGAGGAGTCATACGCCGAACTGGAGCAGGAGGTGATTCCGGGACTGTTCTGACCACGGCTGTGATGCCCCGCCGCTCCCGCCCCGACACACTTCCCCGGTGCCGGGTCGCGAAGCGGAGGGGGATCAGAGCCGAAGGTCGGACCCGAGAGAGATCATGAGCCTCCGCGACATCCACACCCCCGTCCTGCTCGACCGCTGCGTCGAGCTGCTCGCGCCCGCCCTGCAGGAGGACGGCGCCGTGCTGGTCGACGCGACCCTCGGAATGGGGGGACACTCGGAGGCGCTGCTGGAGCGGTTCCCCGGCATCCGCCTGATCGGGCTCGACCGCGACACCGACGCGCTGCGGATCGCGGGTGAGCGGCTCGCCCGGTTCCGCGATCGCCTCACCCTGGTGCACGCCGTCTACGACGAGATCGGCCTGCACGCTCAGGGCGCCGCGGGCATCCTGTTCGACCTCGGGGTCTCCTCGCTGCAACTCGACGAGGCCGAGCGCGGTTTCGCGTACGCCAAGGACGCTCCGCTGGACATGCGGATGGACCAGACGAAGGGCATCACCGCCGCCGACGTCATCGCCACCTACAGCGAGGGCAACCTGCGGCGCATCTTCGAGCGCTACGGCGAGGAGAAGCTCGCTGGCCGCTACGCCCGATTCATCATCGAGGCACGGCAGAAGCAGCCGATCCTGCGGTCGGGCGAACTCGTCGACATCCTCGTCGCTGCCACGCCCGCGGCCGCCCAGCGCGCTGGACACCCCGCCAAGCGGGTCTTCCAGGCGCTCCGGATCGAGGTCAATGCGGAGCTGAACGTGCTCGCCGACGCGATCCCGGCCGCGATGGACGCCCTCGCGGTCGGCGGCCGCATCGTCGTGATGTCGTACCAGTCGCTGGAAGACCGCCTGGTCAAGCAGGCGTTCGCGGCCGCGTCCGCGTCCACGGCCCCGGCGGGGCTGCCGGTCGAGCTCCCGGAGCACGCCCCCCGCTTCCGCGTCCTGACCAAGGGCGCGGAGCTCGCCGACGACGAAGAGCGCGCCCGCAACCCGCGGGCGATCCCGGTGCGCCTGCGCGCCGCTGAGAAGGTGCGGGAGAGCGCATGAGCATGAACGCAGTACGCACGGCGGCCCGTCCGCTGCCCTCCGAGGCGCCGCAGCGCGCACCGAAGCGGCGACTGCAGCCGGTCACCACCCCCGCGGTCCGCCGCAAGCCGAAGCTGGCCTATGCGCTCGTGGCCCTCGCCGGCGCCCTCGCCATCGGCGCGGCCCAGGTCGGACTGTCCCTCGCGATCACGCAGGACTCGTTCACCCTCGCGGGACTGTCGTCCCAGCAGCGCGAGCTGGATCTGCACACGCATGCCCTGCAGGAGGAGCTCACCGGTCTGAGCTCGCCGCAGGTGCTCGCCAGCAGCGCGGCCGCCCTCGGGATGGTCGTCGCCGGTTCCCCCTCGTACCTCCGGCTCAGCGACGGCGCGGTCTTCGGCACGGGGTCGGGAGCCGACTGGACCTCGACCGTCGACCCGAACGGCGCGGCGGCCGTCGGGAACGTGCTGATCACCGAGAACGCGCCGCCCGCGGAGCAGACCGCGCAGGGCGAGGACGGCGTCGCGCCGCCCGCGCAGGATCTTCCGCCGGCCATCACCGACGGCCTCCCCAGCCCCACCACCCACTGATCGCAACGACCACGGAGAGATCCCATGACGACACGAGCCACGCGCGGACCGCGGCGACGCACTGTCGTCGCTCTGGCGGTCATCCTCTCGGTCCTGGTGGCGTTCGTCGTCCGCCTCGTCGACATCCAGGTCGTGAGCGCCGACGAGCACGTCTCGCAGTCGCTCGAGCACATCGGGGCGGGTTCCGCCATCCCCGGCCAGCGCGGCTCGATCGTCGACTCCGGGGGCACCGTGCTCGCATCGAGCGTCATGGTCTACGACGCCCAGCTGAGCCCGCAGGTGATCATGCTCGTCGAGGAGAAGAACCCGAAGCTGCCGTGGGCCGAGGCCTCGGACAAGATCGCCGCGATCACCGGTCAGACCGGCGAGGAGGTGCGGGCGCTGGTCTCCAACGCCCTCGCCGAGAACCCGAACAGCCAGTACGCGCCGCTCAAGAAGGGCCTGAACACTGAGCAGTACATAGCCCTGCGCGACCTCGGCATCGGCTCCTACCTGTCGCTCAAGCCGCGGGAGACGCGGGTCTACCCGAACGGTGCGGTCGCCGGGAACATCCTCGGCTTCCTCGACAACACGGGGGAGGCGAAGGCCGGCGTCGAGCAGCTCGAGGAGACGTGCCTCGCGCCGGTCGACGGTGAGGAGACGTACCGCAAGGGCAAGGACGGCGTCGTCATCCCGGGCAGCGAGAAGGTCGTCGACGCCGTGGACGGCGGCACCGTGCAGCTCACGATCAACAGCGACCTGCAGTGGTACCTCCAGCAGATGATCGGCGAGGAGGCGCAGAAGCAGGGCGCCAAGGGCGGCACCGTGACGGTCGTCGAGGTGGCGACGGGCAAGATCCGCGCTGCGGCCGAGTGGCCGGCGATGGACCCCAACGACCTCGACTCCTCCACGCCCGAGACGCGCTACAGCCAGATCTTCCACCGAGACTTCGAGCCGGGATCCACGTTCAAGGCGATCACCGCCGCGGCCGCGATCGAGGGCGCGGGTCTCACGCCCCTGAGCACGGTGACCGCCTCGTCGCGCGAGACGTTCCCGAACGGTGCCGTCATCAACGACGCCTTCTCGCACCCGGCCTACAACTACACGCTCGCGGGCGGCCTGATCGACTCGTCGAACGTCGCACTGTCCAAGTTCGGCACCATGGTGTCGCCCGAAGTGCGCTACGACTACCTGCAGCGGTTCGGCGTCGGCCAGAAGACGCTCGACTTCCCGTCCGAGGTGTCCGGCCTGCTGCACCCCGTCTCCGACTGGGACAGCCAGTCGCTGTACACGACCACGTTCGGCCAGTACTTCACCGTCACCGCGCCGCAGCTCGCCGGCGCATACCAGGCGATCGCGAACGGCGGCGAGAAGATCGACCTGTCGCTGGTCGAGTCCTGCACCGGTGCGGACGGCACGGTCTCCGAGGTGAAGAAGCCCGAGCACGAGCAGATCGTCGCACCGCAGACCGCGGCCGACCTCACCCGCATGCTCGAGAACGTCGCGGTCCAGGGCGGCAACGCCGATCGCATCCAGGTTCCCGGCTACCGCGTGACGAGCAAGACGGGTACCGCACAGGTCTCCGACGGCAACGGCGGATACAAGGCCGGCGTGTACTACACGAGCATGGTGGGCTTCGCTCCGGTCGACGATCCGCAGTACGTCGTCGTGGTCACTCTCGACGAGCCGACTAAGGTTGTATCGTCCGCGGCCACCGCATCCGCCTTCCAGAAGGCGATGACGCAGGTGATGAAGACCTATCGCGTGATGCCGTCCTCTGTCCCGATGGACGCGCTCCTCCCCAAGTTCGGATAGTCGGCGAGAGCCGCGCATGGAGATGACATGATCGCCCTGACGCTCGCTGAGATCACCGCCGCTGTCGGCGGTGATCTGCGTGTGGCCGGAGAGCACACCCCCGAGACCGTCGTCGACGGCCTGGTCGACACCGACTCGCGCACCATGCGGCCGGGATCGATCTTCGTGGCGAAGCCCGGCGCGGAGACCGATGGACACCGTTTCGTCGGTGCGGCGGTCGAGGCCGGTGCCGTGCTCGCGATCGTGGAGCATCCGGTCGACGTGCCCGTCAGCCAGATCGTCGTCTCCGACGCCGTGGTCGCCCTCGGCGAGCTGGCGCGCGAGGTCGTGGGCCGCGTGCGCGCGGGCGGTGGGCTGCGTATCGTCGGCATCACCGGGTCCAACGGCAAGACCACGACCAAGAACTTCCTCGCACGCATCCTCGCCGACGAGGGGGAGACCGTCGCCCCGATCAACTCCTTCAACAACGAGGTCGGTGCCCCCGTCACGATGCTCCGCGTGACCCACGACACCCGGTACCTCGTGAGCGAGTTCGGGGCGGCCGGCCCGGGGAGCATCGCCCGCCTCGCCGGACTCGTCGAACCCGACCTCGTCGTCGTGCTCATGGTGGGGCTCGCGCACGCGGGCGGCTTCGGCGGCATCGAGGCCACGGCCAAGGCGAAGTCCGAGCTCGTGTCGGCGGCGCGGGTTCCGGGCACCGCCGTGCTCAACGCGGACGACCCCCGGGTGTGGGCGATGCGCGAGCTCGCCGAGCACCGCGGCCTTCGCGTCGTCGGCTTCGGTCAGTCCGACGCGGCCGAGGTTCGCGCCCACGACATCGTCGTGTCCGCCTCCGGGACGACCTGCACGATCGAGGTCGCGGGGGAGCGCCGCCCGCTGCGGCTCCGCGTGCTCGGCGCTCACCACGTGACCAACGCGCTGGCCGCCCTCACCGCGGCCGTGCAGCTCGGCGTGGCTCCGGCCGATGCGATCGCCCGCCTGGAGACCG belongs to Microbacterium sufflavum and includes:
- the rsmH gene encoding 16S rRNA (cytosine(1402)-N(4))-methyltransferase RsmH; translated protein: MSLRDIHTPVLLDRCVELLAPALQEDGAVLVDATLGMGGHSEALLERFPGIRLIGLDRDTDALRIAGERLARFRDRLTLVHAVYDEIGLHAQGAAGILFDLGVSSLQLDEAERGFAYAKDAPLDMRMDQTKGITAADVIATYSEGNLRRIFERYGEEKLAGRYARFIIEARQKQPILRSGELVDILVAATPAAAQRAGHPAKRVFQALRIEVNAELNVLADAIPAAMDALAVGGRIVVMSYQSLEDRLVKQAFAAASASTAPAGLPVELPEHAPRFRVLTKGAELADDEERARNPRAIPVRLRAAEKVRESA
- a CDS encoding peptidoglycan D,D-transpeptidase FtsI family protein, whose translation is MTTRATRGPRRRTVVALAVILSVLVAFVVRLVDIQVVSADEHVSQSLEHIGAGSAIPGQRGSIVDSGGTVLASSVMVYDAQLSPQVIMLVEEKNPKLPWAEASDKIAAITGQTGEEVRALVSNALAENPNSQYAPLKKGLNTEQYIALRDLGIGSYLSLKPRETRVYPNGAVAGNILGFLDNTGEAKAGVEQLEETCLAPVDGEETYRKGKDGVVIPGSEKVVDAVDGGTVQLTINSDLQWYLQQMIGEEAQKQGAKGGTVTVVEVATGKIRAAAEWPAMDPNDLDSSTPETRYSQIFHRDFEPGSTFKAITAAAAIEGAGLTPLSTVTASSRETFPNGAVINDAFSHPAYNYTLAGGLIDSSNVALSKFGTMVSPEVRYDYLQRFGVGQKTLDFPSEVSGLLHPVSDWDSQSLYTTTFGQYFTVTAPQLAGAYQAIANGGEKIDLSLVESCTGADGTVSEVKKPEHEQIVAPQTAADLTRMLENVAVQGGNADRIQVPGYRVTSKTGTAQVSDGNGGYKAGVYYTSMVGFAPVDDPQYVVVVTLDEPTKVVSSAATASAFQKAMTQVMKTYRVMPSSVPMDALLPKFG
- a CDS encoding DUF3040 domain-containing protein, whose translation is MPLSEQEQRLLDEMERHLLHNDADVVSAPSGDRALSYRNLVYGALLLLAGVGGLVVGVILGDVWGVVVGVIGFAAMLAGVMLAVTPVRRSAPAEPRQRSTAKRQDSSSFMDRMNDRWDRRQDGR
- a CDS encoding UDP-N-acetylmuramoyl-tripeptide--D-alanyl-D-alanine ligase, with protein sequence MIALTLAEITAAVGGDLRVAGEHTPETVVDGLVDTDSRTMRPGSIFVAKPGAETDGHRFVGAAVEAGAVLAIVEHPVDVPVSQIVVSDAVVALGELAREVVGRVRAGGGLRIVGITGSNGKTTTKNFLARILADEGETVAPINSFNNEVGAPVTMLRVTHDTRYLVSEFGAAGPGSIARLAGLVEPDLVVVLMVGLAHAGGFGGIEATAKAKSELVSAARVPGTAVLNADDPRVWAMRELAEHRGLRVVGFGQSDAAEVRAHDIVVSASGTTCTIEVAGERRPLRLRVLGAHHVTNALAALTAAVQLGVAPADAIARLETVEIAERWRMQPMGNDRVRIINDAYNASPDSMAAALRTLAQITGPDERTVAVLGAMSELGDSAGEEHDRIGLLAVRLNIRRIVVVGPEARRLYLAAVGEGSWDSEAVHLPDQDAAFEYLRTELRDGDRVLVKSSNSVGLRHLGDRLGELFS
- the mraZ gene encoding division/cell wall cluster transcriptional repressor MraZ, whose translation is MLLGTHSPKLDDKGRVILPAKFREDLGGGIVVTRGQERCLYVFSTAEFEAMHERIRQAPLANKQARDFMRLFLSGASAEMPDSQNRITIPAHLRQYAGLQKELIVTGVGAHAEIWDAESWNAYLAAGEESYAELEQEVIPGLF